The genome window GCATTTCTCTGTCCTTTCCAGAATCTGTGTCTTCActgttttcctttctcttctgctTTGTGGCTTCTTTGTTGTGtgtctcttctccttccccagtGTGTCTTTCCCCCTCTTCATGCTTCCTTCGAAGCTTTCGGCCTTTCCTATAGGAGCGGGTGCTATTATCAGAAGAGATGTGTTTGTAGCAGTCACTGGATTCTGCAGATGATACGCCATAGCTGTCATCTTTGAAAGAGGTCACCTGAGATGTTTGCATTTCTGAATAATATTCCTTGCTGTCATGACATTTAGCCATGTTTTCTAGTCTTAGCCTATTCTCATGAGCTGGTGACCAGCACAGAGATCTGTTTTCAACAGCATGTGATGACATATATGTTTCTGAGAAGAGGATGGAATGCTGTCCTTGTTCAAATGTAACATTGGAAGATACAATATTATCAGAATCATTTACAACTTCTAACTCATAGTTTACAAactcttcctcctctgcttttctgaaatatgTTTTTGGTTCCAGTCCTCTAGCTTTTTGCACTTTAATGTAATCTTCTAATTCATCTTGAAAGGAGTCATATGTTTTCTTTGAATTCTTTATGAGGTTGACAACCATGGTTTCTCTGCAAGAATCAGATATAAAATCTTAGTTACTAAAACGAATCTACTTTTTGGCCTGTTTCCTTTTTGAACTATGGTAGAATGTCAGGTAAAGACTTTTATGTCTTCCTGGTTTAGATGTGGCATGTTACATAGTACATTTACACCTAAGCGGAGAAGATGCCTTGAAAAGCACACATAAGTGTTAAGTATTATTATGACCAGcagttttgtcttgttttttaaaaagatgcgactaggggaaaggaaaggaaaaaaaggttgggggggggggggggagaaggggaaaaaaaaatatcctgtcttcccaGCTTTCTGTGGTACAGAATCCAGATAGTAAAGTATTATACCATTTGTGAATGTAGAGAGAGATTAAAGCCACAAACTGTTAAACTAGCTGGACACAGAGATTTAAAGACTTTCCTCTATCTAGATTGTAAATAAACTAGTTTTACTATATTATTTATATAGGTTGTTTAATATTAACAGGGTCTGTTCCCAACAGGTGTTGGGTGTGCAGCAACTTTCGTGGAGGCCAATGAGAGTTGTGGGCTCTCCACAGTGTTTGGGATCAGGTCCTAAATCGCCACGGCAATGGTAACCTTACATTACAGGCCATTCCCTCCAACGGTGATTGAGCACAGAAGGCTCCATACCGAAGTATGTGGTGCTGCCTCCATCTGGCGAAATTAGGAAGGAAAAACTGCGCAGGCCTTTTCCACAGGCAAGGAACATCCAgaattgagtgtgtgtgtgagagagaaagctCCGTGAGCTGatctggggagtggggaagggagggagatgaTGTTATCACCCAGTGGTAGACACATTTTTGATCtcagtgtgatttttaaattgttgGTGTCTATTTAAGTCAGCAGAATAAACGTGCAACGTCAAAGCCAATTAACAGAGCAGCCACCAGAGGCTGCGGCACAAGATGGGCACCCCCTCCAATCCTTCTACTCTTTAACAGAAACTGAACCAGCAGTGCAGTGGTGCAGCCAGAGATGTACAGTAaaaacataaaaacggccatactgggtcagaccaaaggtccagctaccccagtctcctgtcttccgacagtggccaatgcaagtTGCCCCAGTGACAAAAGACTTACTTAATCTGATGTTTATTTCCTTGCATATGGGACTGGTACATTTCTATAGACGTAAGAGTGATGTTACATATAGGACATATGTAGTTACCAACTCCAACTGCTGAAAGAACAGAGAGCTGCAGGTTAAAGAGAttgcaaacaaacagcaaaacacaAAGCACATTTTGTCTACTCCCTTAAGCAACTGCCATTTTATAGAGACAGCGTCCTCCTAAAATCTTCTACAGACAGATGCAAAGTTTCTGCAGtaaacagattttgttttgttctagTTACATGAGAATTTGGGTCTGTGATAGTAAACCTTAAAACATATAGTATATTATGGGCATGATCTAAATAATGAGATTATTATTTATGGACATTGATGATGAGCTCTCCGTCTATGATATTTCTAGAGCATCTATTATCTTGGTACCCAAGTGCTGACAAGAAGGATAACTGTGCTGGAAATTGAAGTATTACTGTAAATACACAGTGTGGATAAAGTATAAAGCATTCACAATATAAACCGGACCATCCAGTCTAAATACAGTAGTATTGGCTTAGACAAGGGCATCTCCTGAGTAGAGAATGCTGGATGATGCCTAGAGAACTTTCAACATGGTACATAATGGATGTAACACATGTAGCCTCAAGTGAATACATGGTAAGGTCTGAGGAGGAAAGGCTTGTGCTTTACTAAGTCAtgtcattccccctccccctcaccgcCCTTTAGAAGCTGAAGCATCAATATTTCCAAACACAGCAAAATCAGTAAATAAATGCCCCACCTCAAAAGCCAACAACCTTATCTATCGGACAAATTCAGCAAATACACCCAATCCCAACAGGCTATTGTTTGGCATCAAAGTGTATTCCTCGAGTTTATTTATGATCAACAGCCTGATTCATCTAATGAGATCTGAAATATATAAATAGCAACATTTGAATAAGGAGTCAGATCCAGATCTTGAGTTCTAGTATAGGAAGGGTTGGCAGttcactgagggccagatccggttcccattaaagtcaatgagagttttgctgccAAAGTTCAATGAGAACTGGATTTGGACCTCAGGGCCAACAGGAAATATTTTCCAAAGCAAAGGTGTTCAGAGACCATAAAATCTAACAGTGACAGCACAAAGGGAAAGGTGAAAACAAACTGAGTCCAAAACAGAGGAATGAGCCCTCACTTCCTTGCACAAATCAGGCACCATCAAACACCCAGCTCTAATCAGTGAAGACCCTGGAATAATTCCCCATAGCTCACTTACCATTTGCACTGGATTCCGCAGGAACAGCTTCCTCTCCCATCTCCGCCATCATCTTCTTCCGTGCTTCGTTCCTTTTGTGCTTCTTGCCAACATAATGTTGATGGGCCATCAATGGATTATTGaagggagctgagcagagcttGCAATACTTGTCTGGATCATTTAAATCCAAAGCAATGCTAGAGGATGACGTGGACTCTTCAACATTCAGCTCCTGGGAGAGCTTctcagctgagggctgctgtagTGCCAGAGATGTAGAAGGACCAGCGGGGGAACCTGTTAATAGCACAACAAAGGAAAGTCTGGAATAGTTCTTTAGAACCAAGTATTGAACTACTGGAGTTGAAACGGGAGAGCAGCAGAATGGCAGCCCTGGGGCCTTCAGACAACACTGTTCAAGAGAGAAAATAATCCTCAGTCTCTCTCATCTCACAGAGGAGAATGGGCTCACCAGGCACGTGAGCTTCTGTCACCACCAAGTCACCTTCTTCCAGCTCCTTCAGGTATACTGAATGCGTGGCACGAGAACACAAAAGATACTTTAGGTTTCAACCCTAGGACTTGCACAAGATGCTAGTCTCAGTTATGTGTTCCTGGATTGATTTTCTTAATAATTAGTAATACTAATTTAGCATCATGCCTGCTAAGGGCTGCAATCAACCCTCACAATACCCCAAGGGTAGAAGTGTTGTTATTTGCATTTCAGATGGAAAAATGGAGACATTTGCTTACAGCCACAGTCAGTGGAAGAGGAGGGATTATAATGCAAGGgtccctgactcccagtcctttgCTATGGACTTGCTGACTCTGATTAAGCAACAGTGTCTTCATTCTTTCACTTGATGGTTGCATCTTGAGTTGTCATACCTTCTGCCACACTTCAATAAAAGCACAGTGAAGTAGTAGTGCTGGGAAGATGGTCAATGCTTCACTTTATCTGTTTCAGAGAAGTGACAATAAAATACATGCACCATGTAGGACACAAAGCCCATTTAGTTCTCACCTGTTTGTGGTTGAGTGTTCTGTGCAGGCACTTGAGGTTGGTCTCCTGATAATTGCTTCAGCTTTTTGGCATGTATTTTTCCCAGGTAATGAGACTGAGCAACAACTGGAGAAGTAAAAATCATGTTGCAAAGATTGCAATATTTGTTTTTGTCCACTACTCCACTCCCATCCACCTGAAACCAAAGACAAGCTCAGTTACAAGGGTTCAACAACGAAGAGCTCATTTAACATCTTAGCCAGAGATCTGAAGAGGAAATGTTACCTGAAAGTTCACATGATCTGGTCTCTTCTGTTTGCCAGGCTCTTGTCCGTCATCTTGTTCACTGCGCATTTGGAAATAAAGGCGAACTTTCTGAGCATGCTTTTTGCCCTGGAAAGAGAAAAATTATTCCTACTCCATTAACAAGGACCCATGTGCTGATTTACCAAGAAATTAAG of Natator depressus isolate rNatDep1 chromosome 4, rNatDep2.hap1, whole genome shotgun sequence contains these proteins:
- the KRCC1 gene encoding lysine-rich coiled-coil protein 1, with product MAGRGAAIPAQLAGSARPTGSPMAAAPVGGEAGGRDGAPRPVPSVQREGGTLDEATRKDLFTDTFCKVCGAVLQFESQRISHYEGKKHAQKVRLYFQMRSEQDDGQEPGKQKRPDHVNFQVDGSGVVDKNKYCNLCNMIFTSPVVAQSHYLGKIHAKKLKQLSGDQPQVPAQNTQPQTGSPAGPSTSLALQQPSAEKLSQELNVEESTSSSSIALDLNDPDKYCKLCSAPFNNPLMAHQHYVGKKHKRNEARKKMMAEMGEEAVPAESSANAVGVGNYICPICNITLTSIEMYQSHMQGNKHQIKETMVVNLIKNSKKTYDSFQDELEDYIKVQKARGLEPKTYFRKAEEEEFVNYELEVVNDSDNIVSSNVTFEQGQHSILFSETYMSSHAVENRSLCWSPAHENRLRLENMAKCHDSKEYYSEMQTSQVTSFKDDSYGVSSAESSDCYKHISSDNSTRSYRKGRKLRRKHEEGERHTGEGEETHNKEATKQKRKENSEDTDSGKDREMQKRRKIDLDSTHEKKSKHSKDKRIKEIPTEKESRKHKKDKRKLQPDGKTEEEILWDESILGF